The nucleotide sequence CGCCGGCTTTCGGGCTCACACACACCCAGTCCAGCCCTGCCGGCGGCGCCACCGTCCCGTTCGTCTCTACTCCCACCTCAAACCCGCGCGCGTGCAACGCCTCGATCAATTCCACATCTAGCTGCAATAGCGGTTCTCCGCCGGTACAGACGACATACGCACCGCCCATCCCAGCCGGCCACAATCCGGCCACGATGTCGGCCAGGCCATCCGCAGCGTAGCGCCCCCCGTTTTCGCCGTCCATCCCCACAAAATCGGTATCGCAGAACGTACACACCGCCGTCGCTCGGTCCTCCTCCCGCCCGGTCCACAGATTACACCCGGCGAAGCGCAGGAATACCGCTGGCCGGCCGGTCTGCGCCCCCTCCCCTTGCAGGGTGTAGTAGATTTCTTTGACGGCGTACATGTAATGGGGGATTTCGACGGCGTTTAGTAGGCGGTAAACTCGCTGAGACGCCCCACCGGGACGTCTCTACACACCGTGCTTAGCAACGGCTTGAACGTGGACGATGATCCAGCGAGTCCGGGACCATCAGCCGTGACCCGCCAACAGACGCCGCCGAAAATCGGCCCGGAGGGAGTCGATCTCGCCCACGATGTCGGCGCGCTGGCCGGCCATATCGGGCGTCGCCGGCAGGGTGTAGAGTTCCATCAATAGAGACTTGAGCGCTTCGGCGCGGGAGGCGCGGAGGGAGGCGATGTTCATCGGGGAATCCGGATGGGATGAGATAGATCACCCCCGGAGTATCGGCACTGTTGATCCCGATTAAAGTGGCGATCGAAATCCCATCGCCCCATCCCATCCGACTACCGCACAAGGCGAACCCGCACGGCCTTCAGATCGATGCTCCGGCCCTGTTCCAGGGTGAGGGCATGGACGGAGAGCTGGGTGACGCCGGCCTCCAAGCGCAGGGTCCCCATCACCAGCGACGCCCATTCCTTTTCGTAGACTTCCTTCCGCAGGACGCGATCCGGACTAAACACCGGCAGCGGGTCGTGGGCGCTATCGACGGTTTTTTCAAGCGACTGCCCACCCACCAAGACGCGCAGCCGGCTCCCCAGGTGAGTCTCGGCGACCGTATACAGCAGCGTGACCTCGTATCGACCCGACGTCTGTACATCGACCGGCCACTGGGGATAGGCCTCCGCGCTCACCCAGTCCGTCACCCAGTCGTTGGCCCAGCCGGCGGCCACATCGTAGTTGATCCCCTCCCCGGGCGCGGGTATGAGGTAGGCCTCGTTTCCGGGTAGCGTCACGGCTGGTCTTGCGGCGTACCCAATGCCCGTAGGAATCGGCTCGAAATTGCCGGCACCGACCTCATCGAACCAGTCGCGATACGCCGTTCCGAGCCGTCCCAGCACATCGGGATGCTGGGCGCCCACCTCGATGTGTTGCCCGGGATCGTTCAGCATGTCGTACAGCTCCCACGCGTTGCCCTTGTTGACCGCTCGCCATCGATCGGTGCGGACGGATCCAGGGAACGGCTGGACGATGCCTCCGCCGTACCAGTGCGTAAAAAGGGCGCGTTCGGGCCAATCGACGGCGGCGTCGCCGCGCAGGAGAGGCGCCAGGCTGACGCCATCGAATGCCGGCCCATCGGGAGCCACGCCGGCGAGGTCGAGCAGGGTGGGCATGAGGTCGATATGTGCCGCTAGCTCGCGCACGACCGTATCTCGGGGAATCCGATCGGGCCATCGGACAAACAGCGGCACGCGGACGCCGCCTTCATCTACATGGCCTTTACATCCCTTCATATCGCCGTTATATCGATTGCAGCCGTTCGGGCCATTATCGGTCAGGAACACCACGATCGTGTTGTCGGCGAGGCCGTGGTGGTCCAGGGCCTCGAGCAGCCGGCCCATATTGTCGTCCACCTGTTCGACCATCCCATAAATCGATGCCTTCTCGCTGTCGAATCCGCGACCCGTATATCGATCGAAATACGTATCGGGCACCTGAAACGGCGAGTGGGGCGCATTGTAGGCCACATACGCAAAGAACGGGCGCTCCCGGTGCTGTTCTATGAAGCCCAACGCGGCGTCGGTCAGGACGTCCGTGATGAAGCCCCGGGTAGGAACGAGGCGGTCGTTGTGCTGGAGGTGAGTATCGAAGTAATTATTCCAGTGGCCGGCCGCAAAGCCAACGAATTCGTCGAAGCCCTGCCCGTTCGGGTCATGGGGATAGTGGGCGCCATTGTGCCACTTGCCGAACAACCCGGTCGCGTAGCCGGCGCCTTTGAGCGTCTCGGCGAGCGTCACCTCATCGGCTCGCATGGTTTCATGACCGCGGGTGACGCCGTGGACGCCCGTGCGTAAGGCATGGCGTCCGGTGAGGAGGCTGGCGCGGGTCGGGGCGCACACCGGGCTCACGAAGAAGCGCTCGAAGCGGGCGCCTTCCCGCGCGAGACGATCCATCACCGGGGTGTCGATCTCCGGGTTGCCGTGGGAGCGAATATCCCCCCAGCCCTGATCGTCGGTCATGATGAGCAGGATGTTCGGGGGGTCCGCCGGCCTGCCGTCTGGCACGGCCGTGCCGCCCGCGAAACCGCACAGGCTGAGCAAGCCGGTCGCCAGGATGAGGGTGCTTTTCTGCATCGCTTTTGTCGAAAGACCACTTGACCCACGCTGCGGCGAATCACTGTTTCGCTTCGAGCGCCGAAAGATCGGTCAGGTTTTTTTTGAGCTGCCGATTTTGGGGATCGTACTCGAGCCCTTTTTCCCAGGTCGCTCGGGCATTGGCATGCTGGCCGGCGTTGGCATAGGCCACGCCGAGATTGAGCCAGGTATCTATCATTTCGGGCCGGATGCGCAGGATGGATTGGTAGCGACTGATGCCGGCCTCGATATCGCCGCTTTGGACCAGCATATTCGCCAGATTGGTTTGCATGGCGAAGTTGGCCGGGTCCAGACTCAGCGCCACGCTGTAGGCATCGATCGCTTTTTGATACTGTTCGACCTTCCACTGGACATCGGACAGGTGGACCCATTTGTCGCGATTTTCCGGTTCCGTCTGAACGGCGCTCTGTGCGTCGTTTACGGCTTGTTGCATCTGCTGGGCCTCATCGGCTCGGGCCAGATGCGGGCGGGCCTCGGCATCCCGCCCCGTACGCAGGAGGGCTTGTCCTAGATTGTAATGCGCGCCCTGGTGCCATGGCAGCGCGTCCGCGGCCGGCTTCAGGTACTCGATGGCCTTTGCGTTATCACCCATCCGAAAATACAGCGAGCCGATGATATACTCGTATTCGTGGTCGCCGGGCTTGATGCGCGCGCCTTCCAGCGAGTGGGCGAGCGCGGCATCCAGGTCCCCGGTTTCTTCCATCAACTGGCCCAGCCACATGTGGGCCGAGGCATTCGAAGGGTTCAGTTCGATCGCCTTCTCGTACGCGATTCGGGAGCTATCGGGCTCGCCGAGGCGTGCGTAGACCTTGCCCAACTCCAGATAGAGAAAATCCGTGGGCTCGACGAGTTCTTCATTCTGCAAAAACTCGACGGCCTCGCGCAGCCGCCCGCCGCGGAAGGCGATGAGCCCCATGTCGTACCAGGCGCCTCGGTACTGGGGGTCCAGCTCAAGCACGGTTTGATAGGACGCGAGCGCCTGCTCGGGTAGGTTGAGCAGCGAAAAGATGCGGCCGCGCAAGAAATGGGGATCCGCCAGCACGGGTTCGACAGCCAGGACGCTATCCGTGAGCGCCAGCGCGAGGTTAAAGTTGCCCTGCTCGAGTGCCGCCTGGCTGCGGGCCATGTAGGCGCCCACCCGGGGGTCGATCTTCAGACGCAGGCGTTCCGTCCGCGTGAGATCCTCGGCTTTTTCGCGAGCGCACCCGCTGGCGGCGAGCACCACCACCAGCGTCAGGCCTGCCGCCCACCGGATGCCGCTGTTCATCCCGTTTATCATGCGATTACCGAACTGCCGTTTCATAGGTATCTTTTCCTTCGGTGATGACAATCTCCTGGTTGGCCCCGAGGTCTACAAACGTGTCGACCGTCCCTGATGGCCATACAACCCGCAGGGTATCCACTTTGTTGTGCGCGCCGAGGCCAAATGTAACCCACTTTTCCGAGCTAGCCAGATAGCTGCCGCCCGTGCGCACCCAGTGTATCATGGTCAGATCCGGCACTGTGGCGCTCAAACGCGCATCGATGCCCTGACGGCTGCTGGCGGCGCCTTCGAGGCGAACACGCAGATAGGCGCCACCGGTGTCGTTGCGCCACAGATGCGCCGGGCCACCGTTTTCAACCAGTAAGAGGTCGATGTCGCCGTCGCGGTCGTAATCCGCGTAGGCGAGGCCCCGTGCCACGAGCCGGGCGGCGAATGGGCTGACGTCGGCGACGAATTCGTCGAACACGCCATTGCCACGGTTGAGGAACAACTGCGCCGGCTGTCGGAACGCGACGGCCTCGGATATGGTGGCGATATGGGTGAGCACGTGCCCGTTGGCGGTGACCAGGTCCAGATCGGTGTCGAGGTCGAGGTCAGCCAGCGTCAGGCCAAAGGTAAGCGTCAGGTTAGTCGGAAACGCGAGCCGTGAAATCGCCGATCGATCAACGAACTGCCGACTGCCGATGTAGGTAAAGACGCTCACCGGCTCTTCTGAAAAGTTGCCGACGAAGATAGTCACCCTGCCTGTACTGTCCACGACGCCGGCATCGACCCCCATGCCGGCCGTCGGGACGCCATGTTGGCTCACAGCCACCCCGCTGGCCAGTGCCGTTTCCACGAACGTGCCGTCGCCCAGGTTCATGAAGAGCATGTTATTTTCGGTGTCGTTGCCCGTGGTGATGTCGGGCCATCCATCGGCGTTAAAATCGAGCACGGCGACGCCGAGGGTTTTGTCGAGTGTCGTATCGATGCCATCGAGGAAGCCGGCCTCGGCCGTGTGCTCCGTGAAGGTGCCGTCGCCATCGTTGTGGAAGTACCGACTGGCCCGGCCTTCGTATTCCTGAGGCGTGCAGAACACCTTTTCGCCGTAATACATGCAGCGGAGATCGTTCTCCGGGGTCCAGTCGACGTAGCTGCCCACATACAGATCCAGCCACCCGTCCCGATCCGCATCGAAGAACGCGGCGGAGGTGCTCCATAGCGAGGGCTCTCCAATCCCGACTTCGCGGCCGACTTCCGTGAAGCGGCCGCCGTCATTACGAAAAAACAGATCGTGGTGGAGCGTGGTCAGCAGGAAGTCCTCGTCGCCGTCGTTGTCCGTATCGGCGACAAACGCCCCGAAGGCATAGGCCGACACGCCGGCCAGGCCGGCGACCTCGGTTACTTCCTCGAAGCCGCCCTGGGTCGTATTCCGGTACAGCCGTAAAGCCTGGACGAAACGGGTCTCATGATGCGACCAGATACCGCCCTGGACCAGCAGGATATCCTGCCACCCATCGCCGTCGTAATCGATAAACCCTCCCGCGCCGCCGACGATTTCGGGCATAAGGCTCTGCCCATAGCCACCGGTCTCGTGGCGAAACCCGGACAGTCCGGCCGCCTCGGTGACATCGGTGAAAGCCGGGCCGGTGATGACTGACTCTGTGGGCTGTTCAGGGCCTGCACATCCGATGACAACTAGCATCATACCGAGTGGAGAGGCCCACGGTGAGCGTCCGCCAGCCATCGTGTGAGAGCGATTCTTTTTCATCGCGCACGCCCGGGTAAGTCGACGGAATGCAGGACGGAATCCCCCTCGACGGCGCGAAGCTCCTGCCGACCGGCCACATCGATCCATTCGCGGGTCTCGCCCGAAGGCCACACTACGCGGAGGGTGTCCACCGACGCATGAGGCCCCAGCCCGAAGGTAACGGTTTTCTCCGTACTGGCCAGATAACTTGAACCCGTACGGATACGGCGCACCATCCGGAGGCCGTCGACGACGGCCGTGACCTCGGCGCCGATCGCATCGAGGTTGCCGCTGGCTCCCCGCACGGTCACCCGCAGGAAAGGGGGGTCCTCGGGGTCGTTACGCCAGAGGTGCACCGGACCGCCATTTTCGGTCAAGAGGATGTCCGGGTCCCCATCGCGATCATAATCCCCCAGGGCAATCGCCCGGGCCACTAGTTCTGCCGTCAGGGGGCCGTCGTGAGGGTCATAAAGATCGAATATGCCGTCGCCCCGGTTATGATACAGGTGTTGGGGCTGGCGGTAGGTCACCTTGTCGTTGAGCGCGACACGGTCCGGGTAGACATGGCCGTTGGCCAGAAAGAGATCCAGATCGGTGTCGAAATCCGCATCGAACAGGAGGACGCCGAAGGTAAGAACTAATAAACTCGGGTAGCCGATGCGAGAGCTTGCCGCACGGTCTTGAAACGAGTCATTGCCGAGGTATTTATACACGCCGACCATTTCCTCGGAGAAGTTGCCGACGAACACGGTGACCTGACCGCTGCTATCGACCACGCCGGCATCGACGCCCATGCCGGCACGTGCCTCCCCATGCTCGCTGAATGCGAGCCCGCTCCGGGCGCCGATCTCTGAAAACGTGCCGTCGCGGTTGTTGCGGTAGAGCAAGTCGCCTTCGCCGTCGTTCACTACCACGATGTCCGACCATCCATCGCGGTTATAGTCCATCTCAGCAACCCCCAGCGCTTTCCCCAGCGAGGGCGAAATACCGGCGCGGTCGGTGACGTCCGTGAAGGTCCCATCGCCATCGTTATAAAAGAGCCGGCTCTGTATTCCTGTATAGGCCGATGGGATGCAGTATAGCTTGACAGTGCCCCCAGGTGGGCAAAATATGTCCGTTTCCGGAGTCCAGTCGACGTAATTACCGACGTAGAGGTCGAGCCAGCCATCTTTGTTCGCATCGAAGAAAAGGGCCGAACTGCTCCATACGGCCTCTCCGCCGACGCCAGCCGTAGCCGTCACGTCGCTAAAGCGGCCGCCGTCGTTGCGAAAGAGCAGGTTTTCGTAGAGGGTCGTGACGAAGAGATCGTCGTCGCCGTCGTTGTCATAATCCGCCACGGCGACGCCGATGGTATAGGCGACTACATCGCGCAGGCCGGCTTCTTGCGTCGTTTCTACAAAAGTGCCGTCGGCGGAATTGCGATAGAGGTAGAGGGATTGAGGCTGGAGCGCGGGGTCGGCGTCCCAGCTGCCGCCTCCGGCGAGGATGATATCCAGCCAGCCATCGCCGTCATAATCGATGAAGCCACCGCCCCCGCCCATGGGCTCGGGATACCATTTATCGCCGACGGCGCCAGTGGCATGGCGGAAAGCGCCCAGGCCGGCGGCCTGTGTGACGTCCGACCAGGAGATGGGGGGCTGATGTGGCGATTCGGGCGGCGCGTCATTCGGCGATGCGCAGCCTGAAAGTAGAACCAGCGTGACCGCGAGCCGGCGGAGCATAGGAAAAGCGGGGTAGGCGGTAGGGGCTAATGCGAGTCATCCTGGGCCCCGACCCGGGATCCAACCGGGTGGTGACCCTGCTGGATCCTGGATCGAGTCCAGGATGACACCGAAATAGACCGTGTACCGACTGTCTTCCTTAGAACCCGAGGGCGATCGAGAAGCGATTCACGCTGTCGAACACGCCGAAGTCCGTGAAGGAATAGTCGGCCTTCAGGTTGACATTCGATACGTCGAAGTTCAGGCCGGCGCCGAGGCTGACGCCCTGTTCTTCATCCTGTACAAACGCCTGGCCGAGGCCGGCGCGGAGCGAGAGCAAGTTCATGAAGGTGTACTCGCCACCAACCTTGATATGCTCCTGGAAGTCGCGCGGCCGCGAGGCTTCCACGTTCAGGTTGAAGCTGTGCATGTTCGGGTCCAGGCTCGTGAAGTCGATCATGTCCATCGCGAGACCGATCTGGAACGACAGCGGCAACTCGAAGCTCTGCGAAACATACACCAGTTCCTTCGAGAAGTTACGGGCGCTCATGCCCAACACCAGGCTGCGGAAGCCGGTGTTGTAGAGCACGCCGAAGTCGACGGCGACCGTGCTGATATCAAACGAACGGGAGGTCCCGGAGTCGTTGATCGGCTGCGTGCCGAAGTCCTGCGTGACCAGTTTAAACTGGGTGCCGACGGAGAAGCGGTCCGTAAACGAGCGGGCGTAGCCCAGGCCGACCGAGAGGCCGGATGGGGCGAACGTCCCGATGTCTTCGAAACCGGCTTCATTGTCAGCGCGGACCGTCTGGATGATGTCGCCGTAGTCGACGCTCATCACACTCAACCCGAAGACGCCGTAGTTCCCGCCCTGGGGCTGGTATGCGACGCTGAAGGCGTTGTAGTTGATGTCGGCAATGAACTGCGTGATGCCGAAGCCCACGCTGAATTGGCCGTCCATCCGCGCCATCGCCGACGGGTTGTAAAAGAGGGCCGTCGATCCCGAAAAGGTCTCGTCCGCCGTCACCGCGCCGCCGAGCGCCGTGGCGCGCGCGTCGAGGGAGGTGGTGAGAAACTTCATGCCGGTCTGGCCGAGCTTCTCGGTAGCGACTTCCGTGTCCGGGGTCACTTGTTGCGCCAATGAAGAGGGTACGACCACCATCATGAGCGCAGCGAGAAGTATGGAGTACAATAAACTTCTGTTCATAGCTCTAGTCCAAAGATTGATGAGCAGATGAATCATAGATCCTGCTATGATAAGGGGGGCAGGACGCGCCTGCCCCCCGCGCTCGTGATTACTGAATGACGATCATCTTCTTGACATCCGTGGCACCCG is from Rhodothermales bacterium and encodes:
- a CDS encoding CRTAC1 family protein, which gives rise to MLRRLAVTLVLLSGCASPNDAPPESPHQPPISWSDVTQAAGLGAFRHATGAVGDKWYPEPMGGGGGFIDYDGDGWLDIILAGGGSWDADPALQPQSLYLYRNSADGTFVETTQEAGLRDVVAYTIGVAVADYDNDGDDDLFVTTLYENLLFRNDGGRFSDVTATAGVGGEAVWSSSALFFDANKDGWLDLYVGNYVDWTPETDIFCPPGGTVKLYCIPSAYTGIQSRLFYNDGDGTFTDVTDRAGISPSLGKALGVAEMDYNRDGWSDIVVVNDGEGDLLYRNNRDGTFSEIGARSGLAFSEHGEARAGMGVDAGVVDSSGQVTVFVGNFSEEMVGVYKYLGNDSFQDRAASSRIGYPSLLVLTFGVLLFDADFDTDLDLFLANGHVYPDRVALNDKVTYRQPQHLYHNRGDGIFDLYDPHDGPLTAELVARAIALGDYDRDGDPDILLTENGGPVHLWRNDPEDPPFLRVTVRGASGNLDAIGAEVTAVVDGLRMVRRIRTGSSYLASTEKTVTFGLGPHASVDTLRVVWPSGETREWIDVAGRQELRAVEGDSVLHSVDLPGRAR
- a CDS encoding PorV/PorQ family protein, translating into MMVVVPSSLAQQVTPDTEVATEKLGQTGMKFLTTSLDARATALGGAVTADETFSGSTALFYNPSAMARMDGQFSVGFGITQFIADINYNAFSVAYQPQGGNYGVFGLSVMSVDYGDIIQTVRADNEAGFEDIGTFAPSGLSVGLGYARSFTDRFSVGTQFKLVTQDFGTQPINDSGTSRSFDISTVAVDFGVLYNTGFRSLVLGMSARNFSKELVYVSQSFELPLSFQIGLAMDMIDFTSLDPNMHSFNLNVEASRPRDFQEHIKVGGEYTFMNLLSLRAGLGQAFVQDEEQGVSLGAGLNFDVSNVNLKADYSFTDFGVFDSVNRFSIALGF
- the queE gene encoding 7-carboxy-7-deazaguanine synthase; translated protein: MYAVKEIYYTLQGEGAQTGRPAVFLRFAGCNLWTGREEDRATAVCTFCDTDFVGMDGENGGRYAADGLADIVAGLWPAGMGGAYVVCTGGEPLLQLDVELIEALHARGFEVGVETNGTVAPPAGLDWVCVSPKAGATLVVEKGDELKLVYPQANAMPERFAGLAFTHFFLQPMDGPDREVNTRAAMAYCLSNPPWRLSLQTHKLLGIP
- a CDS encoding CRTAC1 family protein, producing MMLVVIGCAGPEQPTESVITGPAFTDVTEAAGLSGFRHETGGYGQSLMPEIVGGAGGFIDYDGDGWQDILLVQGGIWSHHETRFVQALRLYRNTTQGGFEEVTEVAGLAGVSAYAFGAFVADTDNDGDEDFLLTTLHHDLFFRNDGGRFTEVGREVGIGEPSLWSTSAAFFDADRDGWLDLYVGSYVDWTPENDLRCMYYGEKVFCTPQEYEGRASRYFHNDGDGTFTEHTAEAGFLDGIDTTLDKTLGVAVLDFNADGWPDITTGNDTENNMLFMNLGDGTFVETALASGVAVSQHGVPTAGMGVDAGVVDSTGRVTIFVGNFSEEPVSVFTYIGSRQFVDRSAISRLAFPTNLTLTFGLTLADLDLDTDLDLVTANGHVLTHIATISEAVAFRQPAQLFLNRGNGVFDEFVADVSPFAARLVARGLAYADYDRDGDIDLLLVENGGPAHLWRNDTGGAYLRVRLEGAASSRQGIDARLSATVPDLTMIHWVRTGGSYLASSEKWVTFGLGAHNKVDTLRVVWPSGTVDTFVDLGANQEIVITEGKDTYETAVR
- a CDS encoding tetratricopeptide repeat protein encodes the protein MKRQFGNRMINGMNSGIRWAAGLTLVVVLAASGCAREKAEDLTRTERLRLKIDPRVGAYMARSQAALEQGNFNLALALTDSVLAVEPVLADPHFLRGRIFSLLNLPEQALASYQTVLELDPQYRGAWYDMGLIAFRGGRLREAVEFLQNEELVEPTDFLYLELGKVYARLGEPDSSRIAYEKAIELNPSNASAHMWLGQLMEETGDLDAALAHSLEGARIKPGDHEYEYIIGSLYFRMGDNAKAIEYLKPAADALPWHQGAHYNLGQALLRTGRDAEARPHLARADEAQQMQQAVNDAQSAVQTEPENRDKWVHLSDVQWKVEQYQKAIDAYSVALSLDPANFAMQTNLANMLVQSGDIEAGISRYQSILRIRPEMIDTWLNLGVAYANAGQHANARATWEKGLEYDPQNRQLKKNLTDLSALEAKQ
- a CDS encoding arylsulfatase, whose amino-acid sequence is MQKSTLILATGLLSLCGFAGGTAVPDGRPADPPNILLIMTDDQGWGDIRSHGNPEIDTPVMDRLAREGARFERFFVSPVCAPTRASLLTGRHALRTGVHGVTRGHETMRADEVTLAETLKGAGYATGLFGKWHNGAHYPHDPNGQGFDEFVGFAAGHWNNYFDTHLQHNDRLVPTRGFITDVLTDAALGFIEQHRERPFFAYVAYNAPHSPFQVPDTYFDRYTGRGFDSEKASIYGMVEQVDDNMGRLLEALDHHGLADNTIVVFLTDNGPNGCNRYNGDMKGCKGHVDEGGVRVPLFVRWPDRIPRDTVVRELAAHIDLMPTLLDLAGVAPDGPAFDGVSLAPLLRGDAAVDWPERALFTHWYGGGIVQPFPGSVRTDRWRAVNKGNAWELYDMLNDPGQHIEVGAQHPDVLGRLGTAYRDWFDEVGAGNFEPIPTGIGYAARPAVTLPGNEAYLIPAPGEGINYDVAAGWANDWVTDWVSAEAYPQWPVDVQTSGRYEVTLLYTVAETHLGSRLRVLVGGQSLEKTVDSAHDPLPVFSPDRVLRKEVYEKEWASLVMGTLRLEAGVTQLSVHALTLEQGRSIDLKAVRVRLVR